From the genome of Desulfolucanica intricata:
AAAATTCTGTAACAAGCGCACCCCCCGGGCAATTAACACTGATGTTATATAACGGGGCATTAAAATTTATTAAAACGGCCGTTATTTCTATCGAAAAAAAAGACATCAGCAGTGCCAATAACGCTATTATCAGGGCCCAGGATATTATTCTATATCTTAATGAAACCTTAAATAAAAACTATGAGCCGGCACATAACTTAAGCAGTTTATACGACTATATTTACCGCCGGCTGGTCGAAGCCAATATAAAAAAAGATACTGCTGTTTTAGAGGAAGCGGCATCCCTGGTGGAAGAACTCAGAGATACCTGGGCGGTAGTTCTTAAGGAAAATAAATAATTAAAAGAGCCTGCGTCAGATGCGGGCTCTTTAATTTGATCTATACTTTTTTATCAATAATTATACCCACCATTTCCCGGAGCCGGGCCTCCAAGTCCAATACCTCTTCAGGCGGTATCTGTTTAATAACCTCTCCGGATTCCTGATTTACTATTTGCACCACTAACCCTTGGGTTTCCTCATGTATTTGAAAATTCAGGTTCTGATTATAAAGTTCTTCAGTTGTATTTAATTTTTCAACAACTTTAATCAGATTTTCGAGATTTAATTTAGATTGACTGCTTCCGTCATCACCTAAAGCCGCTAATTCCGTTTTTCGATCCACAGGCTCACTTTTACCACTTTTGGGGACACTGGTATTCAAGTCGTAAGCCGCCATTGCTTCCAATCCACCGCCGCCTATTTTCATCTAAGGCACCCCCTTTATCCAATCGCATAATATCTTTAATTATA
Proteins encoded in this window:
- a CDS encoding flagellar protein FlaG — protein: MKIGGGGLEAMAAYDLNTSVPKSGKSEPVDRKTELAALGDDGSSQSKLNLENLIKVVEKLNTTEELYNQNLNFQIHEETQGLVVQIVNQESGEVIKQIPPEEVLDLEARLREMVGIIIDKKV
- the fliS gene encoding flagellar export chaperone FliS, which produces MAVLNPYQQYRQNSVTSAPPGQLTLMLYNGALKFIKTAVISIEKKDISSANNAIIRAQDIILYLNETLNKNYEPAHNLSSLYDYIYRRLVEANIKKDTAVLEEAASLVEELRDTWAVVLKENK